In Alteribacter lacisalsi, a genomic segment contains:
- a CDS encoding peroxiredoxin family protein — protein MRIIHLRKWPLLITCLLLAAGAFWASQSEHDWAQSQRAMVEADNVTETGVMEGERVADIQLPDKNGNQQSLYNLTDGKKAAVVFFTTWCEVCTEHWGGLQELKQAGKLENTEIIGVHLKTIDPDADLHDYFAGWESLPILVDGNGAVKEQFEIIGMPTVYLVDEEQQIQRRVLGPLTPHLIEKDPFFAE, from the coding sequence ATGAGAATTATTCACTTACGTAAATGGCCGCTGCTAATCACCTGCCTGCTTCTTGCCGCCGGTGCCTTCTGGGCTTCCCAGTCCGAACACGACTGGGCCCAGTCCCAGCGGGCAATGGTTGAAGCAGACAACGTTACAGAAACCGGTGTTATGGAAGGAGAAAGGGTCGCTGACATTCAACTGCCGGATAAAAATGGCAACCAGCAGAGTCTCTACAATCTGACAGACGGTAAAAAAGCCGCTGTGGTGTTTTTCACTACCTGGTGTGAGGTATGTACGGAGCACTGGGGTGGTCTTCAGGAACTTAAGCAGGCCGGAAAACTTGAAAATACGGAAATAATCGGTGTGCATTTGAAAACAATTGATCCAGATGCTGACCTCCATGATTATTTCGCAGGCTGGGAAAGTCTGCCGATCCTCGTTGACGGAAACGGGGCCGTAAAGGAGCAGTTCGAAATTATTGGTATGCCTACAGTGTACCTGGTTGATGAAGAGCAGCAGATCCAGCGCCGTGTACTGGGGCCACTCACGCCGCATCTGATCGAAAAAGATCCTTTCTTTGCTGAGTAA
- a CDS encoding UbiD family decarboxylase gives MYKNLEECILDLEKHGHLVRIKEEVDPYLEMASIHLKVYEAGGPALLFENVKGSEFPAVSNLFGTLERSKFIFRKTWNSTQNVVALRNDPVKALKNPFQHARTGLAASKALPKKSSGLPGGFKEISISDLPLIQHWPNDGGAFVTLPQVYSEDADKPGIMNANLGMYRVQLSGNDYELDKEIGLHYQIHRGIGVHQAKANKKGEPLKVSIFIGGPPSHTLSAVMPLPEGLSEMTFAGMLAGRRFRYSYKNGYCISHDADFVITGEIHPDETKPEGPFGDHLGYYSLTHEFPLMRVHKVYARENAVWPFTVVGRPPQEDTSFGDLIHELTGDAIKQEIPGVKEVHAVDAAGVHPLLLAIGSERYTPYQKVKQPAELLTIANRILGTGQLSLAKYLFITAEDEQPLDTHNEAAFFQYILERIDLQRDIHFQTNTTIDTLDYSGTGLNTGSKVIFAAYGDKKRELCKEVPETLKKLPEIKNPRLVMPGVIALQGGSFSSYEQAQEELKALSTAIGKKGDAGSCPVILLCDDSDFVSETMANFVWVTFTRSNPSHDIYGVNSGYENKHWGCDSMIIDVRIKPHHAPPLIADEKVDESTKRFFAPGGVLAEYGADK, from the coding sequence ATGTATAAGAACCTGGAAGAATGTATTCTTGATCTGGAAAAACACGGACATTTAGTTCGCATTAAGGAGGAAGTCGACCCTTATCTTGAAATGGCCTCTATTCATTTAAAGGTGTATGAGGCAGGTGGACCGGCTTTGTTATTTGAGAATGTAAAAGGATCGGAGTTTCCTGCCGTTTCCAACCTATTCGGAACGCTGGAGCGTAGTAAATTTATTTTCCGTAAAACGTGGAATTCCACACAGAATGTTGTGGCGTTGAGAAATGATCCTGTAAAAGCATTGAAAAACCCGTTTCAGCATGCACGTACAGGCTTGGCTGCATCCAAAGCGCTGCCGAAAAAATCATCCGGATTACCGGGCGGCTTTAAAGAGATTTCCATTTCTGATTTACCGCTGATTCAGCACTGGCCGAATGATGGCGGGGCCTTTGTTACCCTGCCGCAGGTTTACAGTGAGGATGCTGATAAGCCGGGGATCATGAACGCGAACCTTGGGATGTACCGGGTGCAGCTGTCCGGAAATGACTATGAGCTGGACAAGGAAATTGGGCTCCATTATCAGATTCACCGTGGCATTGGGGTGCATCAGGCAAAAGCAAATAAAAAAGGCGAGCCATTAAAGGTGAGTATTTTTATCGGTGGACCGCCGTCCCACACGCTTTCAGCTGTGATGCCGCTTCCTGAAGGGCTGAGTGAAATGACCTTTGCAGGCATGCTGGCCGGACGGAGATTCAGGTACAGCTACAAAAATGGTTACTGTATCAGCCACGATGCTGATTTCGTGATCACCGGGGAAATTCATCCAGATGAAACAAAACCGGAAGGGCCGTTCGGGGATCATTTAGGATACTACAGCCTGACGCATGAATTCCCATTAATGAGAGTTCATAAAGTGTATGCACGAGAGAATGCCGTCTGGCCTTTTACTGTTGTCGGCAGGCCTCCTCAGGAGGATACGTCCTTTGGAGATCTGATTCATGAGTTAACCGGCGATGCCATAAAACAGGAAATCCCTGGTGTAAAGGAAGTGCATGCCGTAGATGCGGCAGGCGTTCATCCGCTTCTTTTAGCTATTGGGAGTGAGCGTTATACCCCTTATCAGAAGGTGAAACAGCCTGCGGAGCTGCTGACGATCGCCAACCGTATTTTAGGAACCGGTCAGCTGAGCCTTGCAAAGTATCTGTTTATAACCGCAGAGGATGAACAGCCGTTGGATACGCATAATGAAGCAGCGTTTTTCCAGTATATTTTAGAGCGGATTGATCTGCAGCGAGACATTCACTTTCAGACGAACACAACAATTGATACCCTTGATTACTCAGGGACAGGTCTGAATACAGGAAGTAAAGTCATATTTGCAGCGTATGGAGATAAAAAAAGAGAGCTGTGTAAAGAAGTGCCGGAAACTTTAAAAAAGCTGCCGGAGATTAAAAATCCCCGGCTTGTCATGCCTGGTGTTATTGCCCTGCAGGGCGGTTCATTTTCTTCATATGAACAGGCCCAGGAGGAATTAAAGGCACTGAGCACGGCTATCGGGAAAAAAGGTGATGCTGGCTCATGTCCCGTAATCCTGCTCTGTGATGACAGTGATTTCGTCAGCGAGACAATGGCCAACTTTGTATGGGTGACCTTTACAAGAAGCAACCCTTCCCATGATATTTACGGGGTAAACAGCGGGTATGAAAACAAGCATTGGGGCTGTGACAGCATGATCATTGATGTAAGGATTAAACCCCATCATGCACCACCGCTTATTGCAGATGAGAAGGTTGATGAAAGCACTAAGAGATTTTTTGCTCCTGGAGGGGTCCTGGCCGAGTACGGGGCAGATAAGTAA
- a CDS encoding YjbA family protein — translation MLHLRDVWVNWFEGEENGYNVCEFFEWRKEDRIELLDQAVIIKLSEHLFDYIENSLQELPEELLADVHQQSYVRKNSQRLELDYCFVATDGDRCIVVDTMGYHTPVRKSRMVPRQEGQVLELVKDEPMRDYFTGYYDLHKEYHILSPDPSFMNGLIRRERQVKQILFMALDQLYAEATLAELRYWYTEWAPEKYAFIQDCTFDQAWDGLFEDIKDGWSKKHDDFCRAMIKGQPFFEKLWDLQQGESVK, via the coding sequence ATGCTCCATTTGAGGGATGTATGGGTGAACTGGTTCGAAGGTGAAGAAAACGGCTACAACGTCTGTGAGTTTTTTGAATGGCGGAAAGAAGATCGGATCGAGCTTCTCGATCAGGCGGTGATTATTAAGCTGTCCGAGCATCTGTTTGACTACATAGAGAATTCACTTCAGGAACTGCCGGAAGAGCTTCTGGCGGATGTTCATCAGCAGAGCTATGTAAGAAAAAACAGCCAGCGTCTGGAGCTGGACTACTGTTTTGTGGCAACTGACGGAGACCGCTGCATCGTGGTGGATACCATGGGCTACCATACTCCGGTACGCAAAAGCAGAATGGTGCCGCGGCAGGAAGGGCAGGTTCTGGAACTGGTTAAGGACGAGCCGATGCGTGATTATTTTACGGGCTATTATGATCTGCACAAGGAGTATCATATTCTTTCGCCTGATCCGTCGTTCATGAACGGACTCATCCGCAGGGAACGCCAGGTGAAGCAGATTCTGTTTATGGCACTCGATCAGCTTTATGCAGAAGCGACGCTCGCCGAGCTTCGGTACTGGTATACGGAGTGGGCGCCGGAAAAATACGCGTTTATTCAGGACTGTACATTTGATCAGGCGTGGGACGGACTGTTTGAAGACATCAAGGATGGCTGGTCGAAGAAACATGATGACTTCTGCCGGGCGATGATCAAGGGGCAGCCTTTTTTCGAAAAACTCTGGGATCTGCAGCAGGGAGAAAGTGTGAAGTAA
- a CDS encoding aldo/keto reductase — protein MSILNGFLDQKIGFGTAPLGNLFRDIPEEEAQETIEAVWNEGIRYIDTAPFYGAGLAEARLGEFLKNKPRDEYVLSTKVGRIISDETEKKEGLFAHGRQNKIIEEYTEDATKRSIEQSLNRLQTDRLDIVYVHDISPDFHGDQWVSLFDEARKGAFRVLNQMKEEGVIKEWGLGVNMPQPIELALQLEETVPTLSLQATHYTLMNHQRALDLLMPLAQKRESGIVVGAPYNSGALLGGDHYDYAEADSSVKNHVRRLQETADNHGVSLKAAALQFSTAHPAVEAVIPGSTRPDRIKEDVAALKETIPAAFWEELISKELISAKAPLPSGR, from the coding sequence TTGAGTATATTAAATGGTTTTTTAGACCAGAAAATCGGGTTTGGAACAGCCCCGCTCGGCAATTTGTTCCGTGATATTCCGGAAGAGGAAGCTCAGGAAACGATCGAAGCTGTCTGGAACGAAGGCATCCGCTATATTGATACAGCACCGTTTTACGGGGCAGGACTTGCCGAAGCCAGACTCGGAGAGTTCTTAAAGAATAAGCCCCGTGACGAGTATGTGCTCAGTACAAAGGTAGGACGGATCATTTCTGATGAGACTGAAAAGAAGGAAGGGCTGTTTGCGCACGGAAGGCAGAATAAAATCATTGAAGAGTACACAGAAGACGCTACAAAGCGCTCAATTGAACAAAGTCTGAACCGGCTCCAGACCGACCGTCTGGACATTGTCTACGTTCATGATATCAGCCCTGATTTTCACGGGGATCAGTGGGTCTCTCTGTTCGATGAGGCACGAAAAGGCGCTTTCCGGGTCCTCAATCAGATGAAGGAGGAGGGCGTGATCAAGGAATGGGGACTTGGTGTGAATATGCCTCAGCCGATCGAGCTGGCTCTGCAGCTCGAAGAAACTGTTCCAACGCTGTCGCTCCAGGCGACACATTATACGCTTATGAATCACCAGCGGGCACTCGACCTGCTTATGCCTCTCGCTCAAAAGCGTGAGAGCGGCATCGTTGTTGGAGCTCCCTACAATTCCGGAGCCCTGCTTGGAGGAGATCATTACGATTACGCAGAAGCAGACAGCAGCGTAAAAAATCACGTGAGACGGCTGCAGGAAACCGCGGACAACCACGGCGTGAGCCTTAAAGCAGCAGCCTTGCAGTTCTCAACTGCTCACCCGGCTGTCGAAGCGGTAATCCCTGGCTCAACACGTCCTGACCGGATTAAAGAAGATGTGGCTGCTCTTAAAGAAACCATTCCCGCCGCCTTTTGGGAGGAGCTCATTAGTAAAGAACTGATTTCGGCAAAAGCGCCTCTTCCAAGCGGAAGATAG
- a CDS encoding amino acid permease, with protein sequence MATHASKDAEKKIAWWQLSLLGVAATIGTGFFLGSGIAIQMAGPSVIFAYLLAAVGTYFVYESLAKMTIADPQTGSFRTYARKAYGHWAGFSSGWVYWASEILIMGSQLTALAIFTRFWAPGIPLWVFAAVYAALGILVILMGSSGFDRVENVLAVMKVAAIFMFIILAVVAILGLLGVNPGPVTVPKSYSTIFPNGIKGLLPALIFGFYGFGGIEIIGLLAMRLKKMDDAPKAGKVMLLLLGVIYAVSIGLALIMVPMADFVTDESPFVTALRRYQIPYVTHIFNGVFIIAGFSTMVASMFAVVRISVVLAQDGDAPAFLGKRIHDKTALPAISFMALWLIVSVIFSVLMPGKVYEYFTTAAGIMLLYNWIFILASWGRILELTGGEQAKRVLGFILVALVVTGTLFSPISRPGFFISIAFVGLVAVVTLMMRKHWNKPKDPDVPSVFTKIKR encoded by the coding sequence ATGGCCACACATGCAAGTAAAGACGCAGAAAAGAAAATAGCCTGGTGGCAGCTGTCATTGCTTGGCGTGGCTGCCACAATCGGAACCGGCTTTTTCCTTGGATCCGGTATTGCGATCCAGATGGCTGGTCCGTCTGTTATCTTTGCTTATTTGCTCGCCGCAGTAGGAACTTACTTTGTCTACGAATCGCTGGCAAAAATGACGATTGCCGATCCGCAGACCGGTTCGTTTCGAACGTATGCCAGAAAAGCATATGGTCACTGGGCCGGGTTTTCAAGCGGCTGGGTGTACTGGGCATCTGAAATCCTGATTATGGGAAGCCAGCTTACTGCTCTTGCCATTTTCACCCGTTTCTGGGCTCCGGGGATCCCGCTCTGGGTCTTTGCTGCTGTGTACGCAGCGCTTGGCATCCTCGTCATTCTTATGGGCTCATCCGGATTTGACCGGGTGGAAAATGTTCTCGCTGTTATGAAAGTCGCCGCCATTTTTATGTTTATTATACTGGCTGTAGTCGCGATCCTCGGCCTTCTCGGTGTGAATCCGGGGCCGGTAACGGTGCCGAAATCCTACAGTACGATTTTTCCAAACGGGATCAAGGGGCTTCTTCCCGCGCTGATTTTTGGTTTTTACGGATTTGGGGGCATTGAAATTATCGGACTGCTGGCTATGCGTCTGAAAAAAATGGATGATGCTCCGAAAGCCGGTAAGGTTATGCTTCTGCTGCTTGGCGTTATTTACGCCGTTTCCATCGGTCTGGCGCTGATTATGGTGCCAATGGCAGATTTCGTGACAGACGAAAGCCCGTTTGTCACAGCGCTAAGACGCTATCAGATCCCTTACGTGACCCATATATTTAACGGTGTATTCATCATTGCCGGCTTTTCAACAATGGTCGCCAGCATGTTTGCCGTCGTACGTATTTCGGTCGTCCTCGCCCAGGACGGTGATGCCCCAGCTTTTTTAGGGAAAAGAATCCACGATAAAACTGCGCTTCCTGCCATCAGTTTTATGGCTTTATGGCTTATAGTGAGTGTTATTTTTTCCGTACTTATGCCGGGAAAAGTGTACGAGTATTTTACGACAGCCGCCGGAATCATGCTTTTATACAACTGGATTTTCATTCTTGCTTCCTGGGGACGTATTCTGGAACTGACAGGAGGCGAACAGGCTAAGCGGGTGCTCGGATTCATCCTCGTGGCGCTCGTGGTGACAGGTACACTGTTTTCCCCGATCAGCCGCCCGGGCTTTTTTATCTCAATCGCCTTTGTTGGCCTTGTAGCCGTTGTGACACTAATGATGCGGAAGCACTGGAACAAACCGAAGGATCCGGATGTCCCTTCGGTCTTTACCAAAATAAAACGCTGA
- the trpS gene encoding tryptophan--tRNA ligase produces MKTIFSGIQPSGTLTIGNYLGAMKHFVELQDDHDCFFCIVNQHAITVPQDKAALKQQTRSLAALYLAVGIDPDKSTLFIQSEVPAHAQLAWMLQCTSYIGELERMTQFKDKSAGKEGVSAGLLTYPPLMAADILLYKTDIVPVGEDQKQHLELTRNLAERFNSKFNEIFTVPEVRIPKVGARIMSLTEPEKKMSKSAENQKSFISMLDDENTITKKIKSAVTDSEGTVRYDKENKPGVANLLSIYSIFSGETIENLEKKYEGKGYGEFKSDLAEVVASALKPIQDRYHELINSKELDDILDQGAEKANRRAFKTLVKAERAMGLERKRR; encoded by the coding sequence ATGAAAACCATTTTTTCAGGAATTCAGCCGAGCGGGACATTAACCATCGGCAACTATTTAGGCGCCATGAAGCATTTTGTTGAACTTCAGGACGACCACGACTGTTTTTTCTGTATCGTGAACCAGCATGCCATTACGGTTCCGCAGGACAAAGCCGCGCTCAAACAGCAGACCAGATCCCTTGCAGCACTTTATCTGGCTGTGGGCATTGACCCGGACAAATCAACCCTGTTTATCCAGTCCGAAGTGCCGGCCCACGCCCAGCTGGCATGGATGCTTCAGTGCACGAGCTACATCGGCGAGCTTGAAAGGATGACCCAGTTCAAGGATAAGTCTGCAGGAAAAGAAGGTGTAAGCGCCGGTCTCCTCACCTATCCACCGCTGATGGCAGCTGACATTCTTCTTTATAAAACAGACATTGTTCCCGTCGGTGAAGACCAGAAGCAGCATTTGGAGCTGACCAGAAATCTGGCCGAACGCTTTAACAGCAAGTTCAACGAGATATTCACTGTTCCGGAGGTGCGGATTCCAAAAGTAGGCGCACGCATCATGAGCCTTACGGAGCCGGAAAAGAAAATGAGCAAATCAGCCGAGAATCAGAAGAGCTTTATCTCCATGCTCGACGATGAGAACACGATTACAAAAAAAATCAAAAGTGCTGTTACCGACTCCGAGGGGACGGTTCGCTACGATAAGGAAAACAAACCCGGCGTGGCAAACCTGCTCAGCATTTACTCCATTTTCTCTGGCGAAACCATTGAAAACCTGGAGAAAAAATATGAGGGGAAAGGGTACGGGGAGTTTAAATCAGATCTCGCCGAAGTTGTTGCTTCTGCCCTCAAGCCGATCCAGGACCGTTATCACGAATTAATCAACAGTAAAGAATTAGACGATATTCTGGACCAGGGTGCTGAAAAAGCAAACCGCCGTGCCTTCAAAACACTCGTCAAAGCTGAGCGGGCAATGGGGCTTGAACGAAAGCGCCGATAG
- a CDS encoding amidohydrolase family protein: MSRISFTVKRGMITHIEQDPDSEMPNGAVDLTDRFIIPGLIDMHVHIKEGFAPLFTAAGVTTVRNTAGNVIELETLRSAAADAPTPRVISADRMIDGPPGLWGDTSPWSFVTDDPEKVRTEVNRQISQGADLIKVYSLLDRSSMAAAAVEAARGGKDVSCDLLYSTEVTAVSAAELGIRWNEHASGIIQDLYPGWHMGAPAEEWERIDWEGKNEAEIRTVCRKMIDAGVVLCPTITLFDQQRSLPDFWKPEGAEHFLTPALKRQFESLAEHKEIFNRVGQHGRFNQTVSRLYKELGGTVTAGTDTPAGVYTYPGLALHRELELLVDAGFTEAEAIKAATSTAADALGRHELGRIIEGAAADFVVLEKNPFEDIRHTRSVRKVVKGGRLYLPEELVKAVPDEEEAVKKSKAFAAAFKD, encoded by the coding sequence ATGAGTAGGATCAGTTTTACGGTGAAAAGAGGAATGATTACTCACATTGAACAGGACCCGGACTCTGAAATGCCGAATGGGGCAGTGGATCTGACAGACCGTTTTATCATACCGGGACTGATCGATATGCACGTACATATTAAAGAGGGGTTTGCCCCGCTTTTCACAGCTGCAGGGGTAACCACTGTAAGAAATACAGCGGGGAATGTAATTGAACTGGAAACTCTCCGCAGCGCAGCGGCTGACGCTCCAACCCCAAGGGTTATTTCAGCAGATCGGATGATTGACGGCCCGCCGGGTCTATGGGGGGACACAAGCCCGTGGAGCTTTGTGACAGACGACCCGGAAAAAGTGCGAACCGAGGTCAACAGACAAATCAGTCAAGGAGCGGATTTAATCAAGGTTTATTCACTTCTGGACAGGTCTTCCATGGCAGCAGCGGCAGTTGAAGCTGCAAGGGGAGGCAAGGACGTAAGCTGCGATCTGCTGTATTCGACTGAGGTGACGGCTGTTTCAGCAGCAGAGTTGGGAATACGGTGGAACGAGCATGCATCGGGAATCATCCAGGATCTCTATCCGGGCTGGCATATGGGGGCTCCGGCGGAAGAGTGGGAGCGGATTGACTGGGAAGGAAAGAACGAGGCAGAGATCCGTACCGTCTGCAGGAAAATGATTGATGCCGGTGTTGTTCTGTGCCCGACGATCACCCTCTTCGACCAGCAGCGAAGCCTTCCGGACTTCTGGAAGCCGGAAGGAGCCGAGCATTTTTTAACACCTGCATTAAAAAGGCAGTTTGAGAGTCTCGCGGAACACAAAGAGATTTTTAACAGAGTAGGACAGCATGGCCGCTTTAACCAGACGGTCAGCCGGCTTTATAAGGAACTCGGGGGCACGGTTACAGCCGGTACCGACACGCCTGCCGGTGTTTATACCTACCCGGGTCTCGCTCTCCACAGAGAACTTGAGCTTCTCGTGGATGCGGGCTTTACCGAAGCGGAGGCGATTAAAGCAGCCACGTCTACAGCGGCTGACGCTCTTGGCCGACACGAGCTTGGCAGAATCATAGAGGGGGCTGCTGCTGATTTCGTTGTACTTGAAAAAAATCCATTTGAGGATATTAGACATACGAGGTCGGTCAGGAAAGTCGTAAAAGGCGGTCGTCTGTATTTACCAGAGGAACTCGTGAAGGCCGTCCCGGATGAAGAAGAAGCTGTGAAGAAATCCAAGGCTTTTGCTGCAGCGTTTAAAGATTGA
- a CDS encoding dicarboxylate/amino acid:cation symporter, translated as MKLILKLVAGIIAGILIGLLGVDWITQLFVTIQALFGEFINFIIPFIILFFIAAGVSKLGGGSGRLVGATVGTAYVSTVLAGIFAFFIAVLVVPRLSTEQAPVAEGEGLAPFFEFEIEPLMGVVTALIAAFVFGIGIAKTKSETLMRFFDEGKAIVDLVIRRIIIPFLPVYIASIFVEIAAEGEVFNTLSVFGVVLLVAIACHWIWITIQFTAAGALTGKNPFAAMKMMLPAYFTGLGTMSSAATIPVTLEQTKKNGVREDVANFGVPLCATIHLSGSVITIVATSVAVMSVLGDFSVPSFAQMLPVIMMLGIIMIAAPGVPGGAIMAAIGILSTQLGFSESAIGLMIALYMAQDSFGTATNVTGDGAINMIVNRFSKEQ; from the coding sequence ATGAAGCTTATTCTAAAACTCGTGGCAGGTATTATTGCCGGTATTCTGATCGGCCTGCTTGGGGTCGACTGGATTACACAGCTTTTTGTCACGATTCAGGCACTATTCGGAGAATTTATTAATTTCATTATTCCATTTATCATTTTATTCTTTATCGCAGCCGGGGTGTCCAAGCTTGGCGGAGGATCAGGCCGCCTTGTTGGTGCGACTGTAGGGACGGCTTATGTATCCACAGTCCTGGCAGGTATTTTTGCCTTTTTCATCGCTGTTCTCGTTGTTCCTCGTCTTTCAACGGAGCAGGCACCTGTTGCTGAAGGAGAGGGCCTCGCCCCTTTCTTTGAGTTTGAGATTGAACCGCTCATGGGTGTTGTTACAGCTCTGATCGCGGCATTTGTTTTTGGAATCGGGATCGCAAAAACGAAAAGCGAGACCCTTATGCGGTTCTTCGATGAAGGAAAGGCAATTGTGGATCTGGTCATCCGCAGGATCATTATTCCATTCCTCCCTGTTTATATAGCGAGTATATTCGTTGAAATTGCAGCGGAAGGAGAAGTGTTTAACACGCTTAGCGTATTTGGAGTTGTTCTTCTCGTGGCCATTGCCTGTCACTGGATCTGGATTACGATCCAGTTCACAGCAGCAGGAGCACTCACAGGGAAAAATCCATTCGCTGCCATGAAAATGATGCTGCCCGCATACTTTACCGGCTTGGGAACGATGAGTTCTGCAGCTACAATTCCGGTTACACTTGAGCAGACGAAAAAGAACGGCGTCCGTGAAGACGTTGCGAATTTCGGTGTACCGCTCTGTGCGACTATTCATTTGTCTGGAAGTGTTATCACAATTGTAGCTACATCGGTCGCGGTCATGAGCGTTCTCGGTGACTTTTCGGTTCCTTCATTCGCACAGATGCTTCCTGTCATAATGATGCTCGGCATTATCATGATTGCGGCCCCTGGTGTACCAGGTGGTGCGATCATGGCAGCCATCGGGATTCTGTCCACCCAGCTTGGCTTTTCTGAATCGGCGATCGGGCTGATGATCGCACTTTATATGGCACAGGACAGCTTCGGTACTGCGACGAACGTTACCGGAGACGGTGCCATTAATATGATCGTTAACCGTTTTTCAAAAGAGCAGTAG
- a CDS encoding sodium:calcium antiporter, with protein MDPFVLFAITAAVTVYAAVKLSVYADVISERTSLGGMMVGMLLLAGATSLPEVTTSTTAILVGSPDIAVGNVLGSNLFNLLILAVFDIVYRRRKLLAQVHSGHQLSAVVGLGLMGLVLITILVPTGITIFGIGIEMFAMVIFYVYAMREMSAQERAVPEIAAASEEDSAAAEIQGKGVTLRAAKWGFAASALIIFASGSLLTIAGDQIAVSTGIDASFVGSFLIAAATSLPEVVTVLVALRLANYNLAVGNILGSNVFNMLILVLADVLFRGGPILEAVSPGIAVTALFAIMLNLIVIAHLLYARYSNRRRLYVVPSIVLIVVYFVATYVMF; from the coding sequence ATGGATCCTTTCGTTTTGTTTGCAATTACTGCTGCAGTTACCGTTTACGCAGCAGTAAAACTTTCCGTTTACGCTGACGTCATCAGTGAGCGTACTTCTTTAGGGGGTATGATGGTAGGCATGCTGCTTCTTGCCGGGGCAACAAGTCTGCCGGAAGTGACGACCAGTACCACAGCTATTCTTGTTGGCAGTCCCGATATCGCTGTCGGTAACGTACTGGGGAGCAACCTGTTTAATCTCCTCATACTTGCTGTATTTGATATTGTTTACCGAAGACGTAAGCTTCTTGCCCAGGTTCACAGTGGCCACCAGTTGAGTGCTGTTGTGGGGCTTGGTCTGATGGGACTGGTGCTTATCACAATTCTGGTACCTACCGGTATAACGATTTTCGGCATCGGAATTGAAATGTTCGCCATGGTCATATTTTATGTTTATGCCATGCGTGAGATGAGTGCCCAGGAGCGGGCTGTACCTGAAATTGCGGCTGCTTCCGAGGAAGACAGCGCAGCTGCAGAAATTCAGGGCAAGGGCGTGACGTTACGTGCTGCCAAGTGGGGGTTTGCCGCAAGTGCCCTCATTATTTTTGCCTCTGGCTCGCTTCTGACAATTGCCGGTGACCAAATCGCCGTTTCCACCGGAATCGACGCCAGTTTTGTAGGGAGTTTTCTCATTGCAGCAGCCACTTCTCTGCCGGAAGTCGTTACCGTGCTGGTTGCCCTGCGGCTCGCCAACTATAATCTCGCAGTCGGAAATATTCTGGGAAGCAACGTGTTTAACATGCTGATTCTCGTTTTGGCTGATGTTCTGTTCAGAGGCGGTCCCATCCTTGAAGCGGTCAGTCCAGGAATTGCCGTCACAGCACTTTTTGCAATTATGCTGAATCTGATTGTGATCGCTCACCTGCTCTACGCACGCTACAGCAACAGACGGCGGTTATATGTTGTACCGTCGATTGTCCTGATCGTTGTGTATTTTGTGGCTACTTATGTGATGTTTTAG
- a CDS encoding HD domain-containing protein: MERVTLTQILNHEVTQKFVKRSGLAHAVAVSEYAFKLAKVHNVNPDLAVKAAFLHDVGHYTWYRNGQWDYNLYKENDIHAIKGAERAHKLLIRLGEHPVNAKKIALAVLLHTDSYLPEGELQLDPLQHVVALADKKDEEPGGNHHYKTISDEEAEARLEKLDRLVEEAVEAEKEDTALAQSASVS; this comes from the coding sequence ATGGAAAGAGTAACACTGACGCAGATTCTTAACCATGAAGTCACCCAGAAGTTTGTAAAACGCTCAGGCCTGGCCCACGCAGTTGCCGTATCGGAATATGCTTTTAAGCTGGCAAAGGTACACAATGTGAATCCTGACCTTGCCGTAAAAGCTGCCTTTCTGCACGATGTCGGCCACTATACCTGGTACCGTAACGGCCAATGGGACTACAACCTTTATAAGGAAAATGACATTCACGCCATTAAAGGCGCTGAACGGGCTCATAAACTGCTGATCCGTTTAGGTGAGCACCCGGTAAATGCGAAGAAGATTGCACTCGCAGTCCTGCTGCACACCGATTCGTATCTGCCTGAAGGTGAACTTCAGCTGGACCCGCTTCAGCACGTCGTGGCCCTTGCAGACAAAAAAGACGAAGAACCAGGAGGCAATCATCATTATAAAACAATCAGTGATGAGGAAGCAGAAGCCCGTCTGGAAAAGCTCGATCGTCTTGTGGAAGAGGCAGTTGAAGCAGAAAAAGAAGATACCGCTCTGGCTCAGTCAGCATCCGTGTCCTGA